One genomic region from Cucumis melo cultivar AY chromosome 9, USDA_Cmelo_AY_1.0, whole genome shotgun sequence encodes:
- the LOC103498696 gene encoding probable serine/threonine-protein kinase At1g09600 isoform X1, with protein MGCICSRDSSEPEDSSHKEPEKEFNKSSVQLVAPSPSKREDMLLEIQLSRQASKANGGSVHKAKANGGSVHRAKEDDESENKSLKAAKANNDNASVGGKQLDIFRLASLSKGAETELVMAGWPSWLASVAGEAIKGWVPRRADSFEKLDKIGQGTYSSVYKARDLETGKIVALKKVRFVNMDPESVRFMAREIYILRKLDHPNVMKLESLVTSRMSGSLYLVFEYMEHDLAGLSAAPGHKFTEAQIKCYVQQLLHGLEHCHSRGILHRDIKGSNLLLDNNGVLKIGDFGLATFFQPDQKQPLTSRVVTLWYRAPELLLGATQYGPGIDLWSCGCIVAELFAGKPIMPGRTEVEQMHKIFKLCGSPSEEFWRRTKLPHATSFKPQSRYKSCLSETFKSFPPSALALVNKLLAIEPEHRGSATLALRSEFFRTEPLPCDPSSLPKYPPSKEFDAKLRNEEERKKKAEAVKGRHPESVRRGSRDTKAVPTPEFNTQGDITIKVHPISKKTSAKYNPQEDGEPSRVVQNRYNHSTSMVHPSIAGSWGKPTGASRNHAELKAQKSQMHRSVGDLSASSLKKEDLVSNKDPGMGYVQKKNRIHYSGPLVPTGGTIEDMLKEHERQIQQAFRKARLDKAKTTKSYCDQL; from the exons ATGGGCTGTATTTGCTCAAGAGATTCCTCAGAACCAGAGGATAGCAGTCACAAAGAGCCTGAAAAAGAATTCAACAAATCATCAGTCCAGTTGGTTGCCCCTTCTCCCTCAAAAAGAGAGGATATGTTGTTAGAGATTCAGTTGTCAAGGCAGGCATCTAAAGCAAATGGGGGCTCTGTTCATAAAGCAAAGGCCAACGGAGGTTCTGTCCATCGAGCAAAAGAGGATGATGAATCTGAGAATAAATCTTTAAAGGCTGCAAAAGCAAATAATGATAATGCTTCGGTAGGTGGAAAGCAGCTTGACATTTTTAGGTTAGCTAGCTTGTCTAAAGGGGCTGAAACTGAACTTGTCATGGCTGGATGGCCTTCATGGTTAGCTTCTGTTGCAGGAGAAGCCATCAAAGGGTGGGTGCCTCGGCGGGCTGACTCCTTTGAAAAGTTGGATAAA ATTGGACAGGGAACTTACAGCAGTGTATATAAAGCCCGTGACCTTGAAACTGGTAAAATTGTGGCACTGAAAAAAGTAAGATTTGTAAATATGGATCCCGAAAGTGTCCGTTTTATGGCTAGGGAAATCTATATTTTGCGCAAACTTGATCATCCGAATGTTATGAAGCTTGAGAGTCTAGTCACTTCCAGAATGTCGGGCAGCTTGTACCTTGTTTTTGAGTACATGGAGCATGACCTTGCTGGTCTTTCAGCAGCTCCTGGACATAAGTTTACGGAGGCTCAG ATTAAATGTTATGTGCAACAATTGCTGCATGGACTCGAACACTGTCATAGTCGGGGAATTCTACATCGGGATATCAAAGGTTCAAATCTTCTACTTGACAATAATGGTGTGCTCAAGATTGGAGACTTTGGTCTTGCTACCTTTTTTCAGCCTGATCAAAAGCAGCCGTTAACGAGTCGGGTTGTGACGTTGTGGTACAGAGCACCCGAGCTTTTGCTTGGTGCTACCCAATATGGACCTGGCATAGATCTCTGGAGCTGTGGTTGTATCGTTGCTGAACTATTTGCTGGAAAACCTATTATGCCAGGAAGAACAGAG GTGGAACAAATGCACAAGATTTTTAAGCTCTGTGGTTCACCATCTGAGGAGTTCTGGCGGAGAACTAAGTTGCCACATGCAACCAGCTTCAAACCTCAATCCCGTTATAAAAGCTGCCTTTCTGAGACATTTAAAAGTTTCCCTCCTTCAGCTCTGGCTCTTGTGAATAAACTACTTGCTATTGAACCAGAGCACAGAGGATCGGCTACTTTAGCCCTCAGAAGTGAG TTTTTCAGAACAGAACCTCTTCCTTGTGACCCATCAAGCTTACCAAAATATCCTCCGAGCAAAGAATTCGATGCCAAGCTGcggaatgaagaagaaagaaa GAAAAAAGCAGAAGCTGTGAAGGGACGTCATCCTGAATCAGTAAGAAGGGGCTCAAGAGACACAAAAGCAGTTCCTACTCCCGAATTCAATACTCAAGGAGATATTACTATAAAG GTACACCCAATCTCGAAAAAAACAAGTGCGAAATACAACCCTCAAGAGGACGGTGAGCCTTCGAGAGTTGTGCAGAATCGGTACAACCATTCGACATCTATGGTGCACCCAAGCATTGCAGGTTCATGGGGTAAGCCTACTGGAGCCTCGAGAAATCATGCAGAGTTGAAGGCACAGAAATCTCAGATGCATCGGTCAGTGGGAGATTTATCAGCCTCTTCTCTCAAGAAGGAAGATTTAGTGTCTAATAAAGATCCCGGAATG GGTTATGTTCAGAAGAAGAACAGAATACACTACTCAGGACCATTGGTGCCTACAGGGGGAACCATTGAAGACATGCTGAAGGAGCACGAGAGACAAATACAGCAGGCTTTTCGAAAGGCACGACTCGACAAAGCAAAGACGACCAAGAGTTACTGTGATCAGCTTTGA
- the LOC103498696 gene encoding probable serine/threonine-protein kinase At1g09600 isoform X2, which yields MAFMVSFCCRRSHQRIGQGTYSSVYKARDLETGKIVALKKVRFVNMDPESVRFMAREIYILRKLDHPNVMKLESLVTSRMSGSLYLVFEYMEHDLAGLSAAPGHKFTEAQIKCYVQQLLHGLEHCHSRGILHRDIKGSNLLLDNNGVLKIGDFGLATFFQPDQKQPLTSRVVTLWYRAPELLLGATQYGPGIDLWSCGCIVAELFAGKPIMPGRTEVEQMHKIFKLCGSPSEEFWRRTKLPHATSFKPQSRYKSCLSETFKSFPPSALALVNKLLAIEPEHRGSATLALRSEFFRTEPLPCDPSSLPKYPPSKEFDAKLRNEEERKKKAEAVKGRHPESVRRGSRDTKAVPTPEFNTQGDITIKVHPISKKTSAKYNPQEDGEPSRVVQNRYNHSTSMVHPSIAGSWGKPTGASRNHAELKAQKSQMHRSVGDLSASSLKKEDLVSNKDPGMGYVQKKNRIHYSGPLVPTGGTIEDMLKEHERQIQQAFRKARLDKAKTTKSYCDQL from the exons ATGGCCTTCATGGTTAGCTTCTGTTGCAGGAGAAGCCATCAAAGG ATTGGACAGGGAACTTACAGCAGTGTATATAAAGCCCGTGACCTTGAAACTGGTAAAATTGTGGCACTGAAAAAAGTAAGATTTGTAAATATGGATCCCGAAAGTGTCCGTTTTATGGCTAGGGAAATCTATATTTTGCGCAAACTTGATCATCCGAATGTTATGAAGCTTGAGAGTCTAGTCACTTCCAGAATGTCGGGCAGCTTGTACCTTGTTTTTGAGTACATGGAGCATGACCTTGCTGGTCTTTCAGCAGCTCCTGGACATAAGTTTACGGAGGCTCAG ATTAAATGTTATGTGCAACAATTGCTGCATGGACTCGAACACTGTCATAGTCGGGGAATTCTACATCGGGATATCAAAGGTTCAAATCTTCTACTTGACAATAATGGTGTGCTCAAGATTGGAGACTTTGGTCTTGCTACCTTTTTTCAGCCTGATCAAAAGCAGCCGTTAACGAGTCGGGTTGTGACGTTGTGGTACAGAGCACCCGAGCTTTTGCTTGGTGCTACCCAATATGGACCTGGCATAGATCTCTGGAGCTGTGGTTGTATCGTTGCTGAACTATTTGCTGGAAAACCTATTATGCCAGGAAGAACAGAG GTGGAACAAATGCACAAGATTTTTAAGCTCTGTGGTTCACCATCTGAGGAGTTCTGGCGGAGAACTAAGTTGCCACATGCAACCAGCTTCAAACCTCAATCCCGTTATAAAAGCTGCCTTTCTGAGACATTTAAAAGTTTCCCTCCTTCAGCTCTGGCTCTTGTGAATAAACTACTTGCTATTGAACCAGAGCACAGAGGATCGGCTACTTTAGCCCTCAGAAGTGAG TTTTTCAGAACAGAACCTCTTCCTTGTGACCCATCAAGCTTACCAAAATATCCTCCGAGCAAAGAATTCGATGCCAAGCTGcggaatgaagaagaaagaaa GAAAAAAGCAGAAGCTGTGAAGGGACGTCATCCTGAATCAGTAAGAAGGGGCTCAAGAGACACAAAAGCAGTTCCTACTCCCGAATTCAATACTCAAGGAGATATTACTATAAAG GTACACCCAATCTCGAAAAAAACAAGTGCGAAATACAACCCTCAAGAGGACGGTGAGCCTTCGAGAGTTGTGCAGAATCGGTACAACCATTCGACATCTATGGTGCACCCAAGCATTGCAGGTTCATGGGGTAAGCCTACTGGAGCCTCGAGAAATCATGCAGAGTTGAAGGCACAGAAATCTCAGATGCATCGGTCAGTGGGAGATTTATCAGCCTCTTCTCTCAAGAAGGAAGATTTAGTGTCTAATAAAGATCCCGGAATG GGTTATGTTCAGAAGAAGAACAGAATACACTACTCAGGACCATTGGTGCCTACAGGGGGAACCATTGAAGACATGCTGAAGGAGCACGAGAGACAAATACAGCAGGCTTTTCGAAAGGCACGACTCGACAAAGCAAAGACGACCAAGAGTTACTGTGATCAGCTTTGA